The proteins below come from a single Drosophila suzukii chromosome X, CBGP_Dsuzu_IsoJpt1.0, whole genome shotgun sequence genomic window:
- the LOC108005332 gene encoding uncharacterized protein produces MSTSFKSRIPERVKHSLTALHGPNSRVSRSRSIARPNRCTMYRSKLPLPIRMLTALVREEPPQAVAAATTRPETERETEAVIRSLVRRSIPPAVRGNRTSFRRIQLAHSSPQVASVSLTMKPQIRWQNASALSPPQKPHTVQLPVPPVVKRKRPEDEVVSAKSLIELVAGKWQPEMKMMRFLCSDHRLINVPSRLMYRYSEVMCSLEVEEQPIELRAIRSVTLLRVVMWMHQKSLNGNGELLSAGLEQSCICADQSIAQEKENGNGNENENTENSCEITENTQENDASIIINTESIINQMFDAYSDSEEETTEDSSESSENSEENDSAESIDFEMSNGYRKYGYENTKNSCERTERMRNRIFKVYNKRRYANAENSCENYENAENLIYKKLNGYTEGGNEKLENCILSDICKMTDLANGMHFRNAGNITSNTGNTQMKPRTGNDFNKVGGNEPNANGNGSDKENTINNVYGNHSQDRFVISPTNTGIFRESSGNGIENGKEKGTIEGSSLSENIFRTSGKPNFSEINLNGNGNENRNASEQKVPNVENLRSEASELSSWEQRLLGSELYQLVELILAAHYLGVDSLTLLATQHFGELMAQRTRTERCLMLKIHTHLAGVRQTLDTHRPRIREIMTQEKNQNHLRPQRGSPAFAAVNKDPIKISSMRSSQRTGGPCAIETPTTPLCSNRHRHHQNCFYSRF; encoded by the coding sequence ATGTCAACCAGCTTCAAGTCGAGAATTCCGGAACGCGTTAAGCACTCGCTGACGGCGCTGCATGGGCCAAATTCGCGGGTTTCGCGCTCGCGGAGCATCGCACGTCCGAATCGCTGTACAATGTACCGCTCTAAGTTGCCGCTGCCGATCAGGATGCTGACCGCTTTGGTCAGGGAAGAGCCGCCGCAAGCGGTGGCAGCGGCCACCACCAGACCGGAAACGGAAAGGGAAACCGAAGCGGTGATCCGCTCGCTAGTGCGACGCTCGATACCGCCGGCGGTACGCGGCAATCGCACCTCCTTCCGTCGCATTCAATTGGCCCACAGTTCGCCCCAGGTGGCCAGTGTGTCGCTGACGATGAAGCCCCAAATCCGATGGCAGAACGCCAGCGCACTGAGTCCGCCCCAAAAACCCCACACGGTACAGCTGCCCGTTCCGCCGGTGGTGAAGCGCAAGCGGCCCGAGGACGAGGTGGTGTCCGCGAAGAGCTTGATCGAATTGGTGGCCGGCAAATGGCAACcggaaatgaaaatgatgcGCTTCCTGTGTAGCGATCATCGGCTGATCAATGTGCCCAGTCGCCTGATGTACCGCTATTCGGAAGTGATGTGCAGCCTGGAAGTGGAGGAGCAGCCCATCGAGCTAAGGGCCATTCGATCGGTGACCCTGCTCCGTGTGGTCATGTGGATGCATCAGAAGAGCCTGAACGGAAATGGTGAATTGCTGTCTGCCGGACTCGAGCAGAGTTGCATTTGCGCCGACCAAAGTATAGCCCAGGAAAAAGaaaacggaaacggaaatgaaAATGAGAACACCGAGAACAGTTGTGAAATCACTGAGAACACTCAAGAAAATGATGCAAGCATAATTATAAATACTGAATCTATAATAAACCAAATGTTTGATGCATACAGCGATAGCGAAGAAGAAACCACTGAGGACAGTTCGGAAAGCAGTGAGAACAGTGAGGAAAATGATAGTGCCGAAAGTATCGACTTTGAAATGAGCAATGGCTATAGAAAATACGGATATGAGAATACCAAGAACAGTTGCGAAAGGACAGAAAGAATGCGTAATCGAATTTTTAAGGTCTATAATAAAAGAAGATATGCAAATGCCGAGAACAGTTGTGAAAATTATGAGAATGCTGAAAACTTAATATACAAGAAACTTAATGGCTACACTGAAGGCGGAAATGAAAAGCTAGAGAACTGTATTCTAAGCGATATATGCAAAATGACGGACCTTGCAAATGGGATGCATTTCAGAAATGCAGGGAACATAACCTCAAACACTGGGAACACTCAGATGAAGCCTAGAACCGGAAATGACTTCAATAAGGTAGGCGGAAATGAGCCAAATGCAAATGGCAACGGAAGTGACAAGGAAAATACTATTAACAATGTATATGGGAACCACAGTCAAGATCGTTTTGTAATTAGTCCCACAAATACTGGAATTTTCAGGGAGAGCAGTGGAAACGGTATTGAGAATGGCAAAGAAAAGGGCACTATTGAAGGCAGTAGTTTAAGTGAGAATATATTTCGTACAAGTGGGAAGCCAAATTTCAGTGAAATAAATctaaatggaaatggaaatgagAACAGGAATGCAAGTGAACAAAAAGTGCCCAATGTTGAGAATTTAAGAAGTGAGGCCTCTGAACTCAGTTCCTGGGAGCAGCGATTGTTGGGCAGTGAACTCTATCAGCTGGTGGAGCTCATCCTGGCCGCCCACTATTTGGGCGTGGATTCGCTGACCCTGCTGGCCACCCAACATTTTGGCGAGCTGATGGCCCAAAGGACTCGCACAGAAAGGTGTCTCATGCTGAAGATACACACCCATTTGGCTGGGGTGCGTCAAACTTTGGATACCCATCGTCCGCGAATCCGGGAGATAATGACGCAGGAGAAGAATCAGAATCATCTGAGGCCCCAGCGAGGAAGTCCAGCCTTTGCTGCGGTGAACAAGGATCCCATCAAGATCTCCAGTATGCGATCATCACAAAGAACTGGAGGTCCTTGCGCTATCGAGACCCCGACGACTCCACTCTGCTCCAATAGACATCGCCACCACCAGAACTGTTTTTACTCCAGATTTTAA